GTCAGCTTCTTCTCTGTGAGTATTTCCGCTGCCCAGACCTCCCGGCTCTTGTCATAGACAAGCACGCTGCTCTCTGCATACGGCCCTCCCCACGCCACCACTTCTCTGGTTGTGTGCTGAGCACAGCCGAGGGGAAGCCACAGCAGCACCTGTCCCAGCACCTGTTTGGAACGAGGTGGTTCAAAGGAAGCACCCCTTTGATCCTATTAAAGCAGACAAAACACCACCAGGCTCACAGGCCAGAGAAGGTGCCATTCCAGTAAGCCAAGTCGGGTCCACCTGGCCCTGCTGGGGTCCCACTGCCCAGCGCCCTTGTCCTGGGGCTGCTGACCAGGGTCCCTGAGGCTGCCCCCTGTGCTCTGCTTGCTTTCACTCAGCAACCTTAGTTGAGTCCCTTTTGCCTGCAGGTGTTGGGGTCACAGAGAGGGCAGACCCTGTTCTTTCCCAGGAGCTTGCAGAGCAGGGACAGGCCTGAGAGGTGGGTGGGGCAGGCCTGAGAGGCGTCTGAGCCCCACAGGGCAGCTACCAGAAGGGTCCCCAGGGACTGGGGTAGAGGGGGAGGCTGTTTCCAGCTGGGATAACTGGGTGGGCAAGGACTTGGGGATTTAGTTGTGGCTTCGGGATCTACCATGTAGGTACTTGTACTTACCTCGGTAAATCACAGCCTGCTAATTGGAGACTTTCTTTAATCGTCTCCAAGCCCTTCGTGCGTCAGGGCCAGTGTCGCTTTATCTGTGGCCCAATTCCCCTGCCCCATTCCTCCGCTCTTATTTCTCCACTCTCCGTTCCAGCTCTTATTTCCTGTGTCTTCTGGCTTAAGTGGCTACCTTCTAGCAGAGCCTGGCACAGATACTGCAGTGACACGGAGCGCTCGGGGCTTGTCGCTTGTAAACCCTGAtctgcctccctctctccctcccccgtttCGTAACGTCTCACTTTGTGACCAACGCAGATCCTGCAGAACGTGGTCGGCACAGCCCTGATCATCTTAGTGGCCGTTGGCTTTAAAACCAAGCTGGCGGCTTTGACTCTCGTCGTCTGGCTCTTTGCCATCAACGTGTATTTCAACGCCTTCTGGACCGTTCCAGTCTATAAGCCCATGCACGACTTCCTGAAGTACGACTTCTTCCAGACCATGTCCGTGATCGGAGGCTTGCTCCTGGTGGTGGCTCTGGGCCCCGGGGGCGTCTCCATGGACGAGAAGAAGAAGGAGTGGTAACAGGCCCCGTCCCTGCCCGGCTGAGGCCCGCGGTTGGCGAGGACTGCCCGGGGTGGATTCGACGAGACTGCCAGCGTTCATGTATCCTCTTCCCCCCCTCCCTTGGTAAAGGCACAGATGTTTTGAGAACTCATTTGCAGAGACACCTGAAAATTGACGGCTAAAGCTGCCTTGGAACCACAATTTGGTATCTGAGTATTCAGTGCTGGCCAGACCGTTAGGCCCCCGCAGCCCAGGCCACACTGGGTGGGCAGCCTGGCTGCTTGTGGCCCCTCAGTCcgatttttgtgtttgtttcctttttgggggggtgggtagGGAGGCCTTCAAGCTGTACTGTGAGCAGATACATTTGTGTATCATTCAAAGTGGTCTCcctcttattatttttaaagtttacatTCTTAGCTAAAACTACTAAATGATTTGGGGTGGCCTGGCCAGACATTACACACGCTGTTAAACTCCCTGGTTTGAAATCATACCGGGTGGCTTCAAGGTGGTTTCTGCCCctcattgtaatattttatagGACAGTACCAAATTTAGAGAGACCCAGAACCCAGAGAGGTGATGCAGTATTAAAGGGGCGACTGGAGCTGTTGCTTACGGTGAAAGTCCCCAATCAGAAGGTCAGCTTGGCTTGGCTTAAAGGTTTCTACTGTGTGATACCCCTGTCAGGAGAGTAGCTGCGGGAAGGGCCATGGGGTCGGGCATCCTGAGCCAGAGGCTGCACTCAGGAAGGCTGGCCAGGGCACCACACACTTCGTGGGCCTGCCAGCGGCGCCACCCTACTGGTCAGCCTGCAGCCTCCTGTCTGGCCAGCCTGAAGAGGGGACAGCTGCCGCAGGGAAGCACAGCGACAGCAGACTCCAGGACCCATGGGCTCATTACCTCGCACTTGACCTTTCCACAGAGTGAGCTCTGAAATTCACAGGTGCTGACCTGGTAATAGCACCTGCTTGCCCACCTTCCCGGCTGAGGGTTGTCTCCAGCTGTGGCTCACACTCTCAGGCAGCCCTGACTGACCATTCTTACGAGGCCGTTGCTTGCTCAGATTCTGTTTTTTGCTATGCTGAATGCAGCCAAAATTATTTTCTACAATTTGTGATGCCTTATCAATTTGATCTAAATCTTCTAAAAGTTTTCTAACATTGCCTTATACTGTGTTTCTCTTCTTGGGGGTATTCTCACTTGATGTGGATCCTCCTGGGGGGCTGGTGGACAGGGTGAGGCTGACCAAGGTACAGAGCCTGGTGCTGGGGGGTAAGGCAGCTGCTCATGCCAGACTTGGGGATGGAGTCCCTTGAAGGCCCATCTGAAGCCCTAACCTGTCCTCAAGCTAGGTGTGCAAGACTTAGACCTGCCCCTAGCACTGGCTCTGGGCCCAGTCTTGACCCAGGGGAAGAGGAGCTGCAGACTTTTGCCCACCAGAGCTTAGAGCCAGCCCATACCCACCTCACCAGGTGGGGTGACAGGTGCCCTCTCTAGCCTCCCCGCCGCGTGCCCCAGCCAGTGGAGGCTCATCCCAGGATGCCTCCAAGCCTCCCCACAagtctgctgtgctccctggctTAGGTGAAGTGGTGGCTGGGGGCAGAGCAGCTCTGTCTATGTTGCCACTCAGATGCCCCTGTGGAGAGAGGGACTCTGCCACAGCATCTCAACATCAGGGCCATCTCTTGGTCCACACGGGAAGACCACCCATCAAATGACACTGGCCAAGCCAGTCTCTGGCCATTTTTTGGTAGGGTGATGGGTCCTCCTTGGCCCTGTGCTTGAAGACTTGTTTGTGGAAAGCAGGACTGCCCCGAGCAAAGCAGGCCAAGTGGCGCCATCGCTGCATTCCACACCAGTGCCTGGGCTGTGGCTGTGCCTGTCTCCCCTGGCCCTGAGCGGGCTGGTGCTGGGGACATACCATCTACCAACTGGTTATGGCAAAACAACTTCTGAAAACTTTTTTGCTTTACATGGGAAACAGGTATAAATCTCATTTTATGCTGTGTTTTATATCTTAGTTGTGTTTGAAAACGTTTTGATTTTTggaaacatatcaaaataaataatggcaTTTGTTGTATGCAGTGTAATGATCTGGTCCTCGAGCCCACACGGGGTCCCATCTGGCCACACTGTTGTCAGCTAGGCTAGTTCCCCTCCAGGACACTTAGGATGCTTCCCTCCGGACGACAGCCTCCTGGGGTGGGGGCGGgactcctccatcttggccctgcctcgagGGCAGcaagggtgggtggggagggcacACAACACTGGGTAGCCAGGAGCAGGAAGACAGGGAGGTGCCTCAGGGATTTCTCTGGAAATTATGGAGATGTGCGTTTTCCCAGCACTTCATCAGCCCAACTGCTTCTTTGAGCTAAAGCTCTTGGGTCTGCAGTGGTGACTCTTCACCTTTTTCTTCAGTGAGCCCAGCTGCTTCTGTGGCACAAACAGAATCCCAGTTATGAGGGCCTCTCTGATCTGGGGATGGAGCTCCATGAATCTCTGTGATTCGGGCTCTTTACCCTACCACACCCCACACACATCCAGAGGTGCTGCTCTGAAACTCCCCACCAGCTGTCCTGCTCCACTGTGTGTGGCTGCCAGTCAGAGAGTCCCCATGGAGCATACTAAAGGGCCACGCTCAGCATTTCACAGATTTGCAGAAAGACCTGCAACTTCTCTAGCCCACGATCCTGTTTATCTACCAAGATCTTCATTGTCGAGCCTACTGCAGAGATAAAGGATGGTACCTAGTGATTAAACACCTTCTCAGAtttcctgggtagcacaaacagtgaaatgtatttggctgctaactaaaagggtgAAGATTAATGTccaccagaggcatcttggaagaaaggcccggtgatctacttccaagaaatcagccattgaaaaccctgtggagcacagttccactctgacacacacacgagggcgccatgagttggaattggctccatggcaatgggtttggtttttcttcccAGGTAACTTTTCCAaaatggcaaaaacaaaaacaaaaaaccctgtaaCTCAGTTCACTAGTCTCAGACCAGCGGTTTTCAAGCCGTTCTGTGGAGTCCAGTGCCGTGGAAGGCACCCAAGCAGCTACAACCAGGAAGCAAGTGGGAGGCCCGCCCATCCCCCCCAGTCAGAGCAGTCCCAGCTCGCTTTCATTTATATGTTGGCTTGCAATTTCACGTGTGGAAAAGAtcctatattttttaaaacaatttgaaaACTGCTAGCGGAAGCTGTTGCGATAGCGGCCCTGGGAGTTGGGTAGAGCAGCTCACCTTCCCGCGCTTCCGGACCAGCACCTGGGTGGTGGCCACCCCCTCCCCTCTGCTCCCGTCGTCCTCTCTCGGGGGCTGCATTGCATCATCCTCGTTGCTGTCAGTGCTGCCCCCACTTTCAGCCCCTCCTAGGTCCTCTCTGGTAAACAGCTCAGCTGGAAGGAGTAGGGAACCGGCTGAAGCTCAGGCTTCTAAAGGCGTTAAGAGGCGAGCGGGCAGCCAGGGAGGATGACACGCAGTGGGAGGGATGACAGCCAGAGCCACTGATTATGGTGGGCAATGGGAGCGTGGACAGCCTCGGAGTCCAGAACTCACAGCACAGCAAAGCACAAGGGTGGAGAGCAGGCCGTGCGTGGGTCCGGAGGAGGGCGTGCCTGCTTACATGGGTACAGGTCTGTCATGCTGTCGTCACTCTGGGCTCCTCCCTCATCACTGGACGCAGGCTCCCAGAAGTCTCCCGTTCCGCCAGGCGGCCTGCCACCGTCCTGGTCTTCCCGCCGCCGCCTCCTCTGCAGCAGGCAGGCCGGGACGTACTCCACCCCATGCAACTGGCATTCCTCATCTGGGGGAAACAGGCCTGTTAGCACACACAGCCCTTGCGCTCTGAGCCGACCCATGATGCTGCTCAGCCAgggccccagacccccaccccataGCAGCGGGTCCATGCCACCAGCCCAGCTCCCACCAGGcatggagaggggatgggaagcACGGACTGTGGCCAAGGGGCAAGAAGAGGGTGCAGGTCTACCGGCCGCCACCTTCCCTTCCTCTGGTTCCAGCCAGGCTACAACACGCCGTGGCTGGGGGTGTGCTGAGCAGCCCGAGGGCCAGATGAGCCAGGCCCAGGTAGGGCTGGCATGCGGCTCTCAATGCAGCTCGACCTGGACGTGACACCAGCTTGTCACCAGCCCATCACCTGCAGCCTGGTTGGAGTCTTCTCTCAGGCATGGTGGCCCAGAACCCCACCCTAAATGGGTGGCTCAGTCAGTGGAACTGGGCTGCCTGGCCCTTGCCAACCTTAGGCTTTGAACAGAGGATCTGCGAGTCACCGGTCTCCTCACACGCTGACAGCCCAGGGAAGCTGAACAGCCGGCGTGGGGAGGAGGCTCTTTGATTCAGGAAGGGTGTGGGGACCAGGCTGCTGTGTCCTCAACATGGGGAAGTCCCTCTGCGCCTTCCCACAGCCCCCAGTCCATGCCTCTCAGCAACTGCAGCCCTGGGACAGGAGTTGGAGCACCCCCGCTTGCTTAAGACCCAGCGGTGCACCCACCATGTGCACTCCTGGCTGTGGCCCCACAACTCTAGGGCCTGCCCCTCCAACCTTCCCCACCCCTTGCACGCTGGTACAGCTGCTGGCACAGCCacactctctgtgcctcagaacTTGCACAGACCCCCTCTTCTCTCTGTGACCCCCACTCCTCACATCCCTCCAGCCTCAACCTGGAGAGAGACCCACGGAGAGCCCCCCAGCCCTTCCGTTCAGGGCCGGCCCTCTGGTTGGTCACTCCCTTGGCAGTGTCTCCTGTGCTGGCTGAACCACGCTGGCAAGTGCTTCTGAGTCAACTTCTTGCCCCGCATCCAGCTCCCACTAAGCTGAACCCACACGGTCAGGACTGGTGCCCCAAACACCACGTGACTGAGGGTGGCTGAGGCTGGACTCTGCCTCCCAGGGCGCCCTGCCCTGCGTTCTCTGAAGGATACCCACGGTACTCACACTTCTGCAGTGCTCTCTGGAAGCGGCGGCCCCGGGTGTGCCTCAACACATGCTCCGGGCACTTGTTGATGTGCCGCAGGGTGAGTTTGCAGAACAACTGGCGCCTGAAGGACAGGGACACCTTGGTTTGTGGGACAGTTCGCAAGAAAGGAGCCAGGCCAGTGGCTCGCCAGCCCGGCTGCATCTGAGAATCACCAAGCCCATCCCCAGAGGTCTGGTGGAAACGGTCTACAGCATGCCTGGGTGTAGGGATTTTCCAAACTCCCGAGCGAGTCTATGCTGCAGCAGGCAGGCACCACAGCAGGGCTCAAGAATGAGATCATGCCTGCTGAAGACACGGCATCAAGTAAGGCAGAGAGCTCCAGGCACGGAGCACCTACCACCACCCCTTGCTCACCCTAAGCCTCGTCAGCCATCACACAGCTAAAGAGCTCCTTTCAAATAGATACGACGCTGACATCTCTTGGAGCCTTACGAAATAGGACACAGTGGTCCTGCTCCTCTGTAGACTGGACAGAACACACATGACAAGCCTCACACCCCGGGGATCACAGGTGACTCACAGCACCGGCCTCCCacctggaacccaggtctcctgactcatGAAGAGACCTTTCCTTGAGAGGAGCGCTGAGCCAGACAGGAGGCCTGGGCTTAGTTACCGGAGTATGCTACCCCTTCAGCAGCCAGACTTGGCGCAGGTAACTCTTCTCCCCCGGCGTGGGGAGAATAAGACTCCTCAGCGCCTGGCACAGAGCCCGGGAAGTGGCACCTCCACAGCGGAGGCCCTGGAGATGGTGGGCTCCCTTCCAGGGGGGCTCGGAGGTGGGGGCCCTGGGAGCACACCGAGGTGGctgcccccctctgccccatGTGGGCGGCCCCGTCGCCCCACGTGGCGCCCACGTACGGGTTCTTGGTGCTGGGCACGATGTGCGGCTCGAACTCGGCGTAGTCGAAGGCGGGGAATGCTCGCACCAGGCGCTGGTACTTCTTGCCGCGAGTGTAGACCTGGAGCTCGGGCAAGCGGCAGGGCAGCTCGTGGCCCGTCAGGGTGCACGTCACCTGCGGAGGGTGGCAGCACGGTCAGAGGCCCGGCTCCCGCCCCGCGTCCCCGCCCCGCGCCCGCGCCCCCGTCCCGCCGCAGACCTTGGTGCCGCCGGGCTCGAGCCGCAGACCCGGGTGCTGGCGCAGGAAGACGCGCACCTCGGCCGGAGGCTCGCCCATTTTCGGCCGCCGGCGTAGCGCACACGTGGGCCGGGCGGTCTTGGCGGTGCCCCGGAAGCAGATGGGCCCGCGCCCCGGAAGCGCTCGTGGGCCGCTGGGGGCGATGGTGGCGTGGTGGCTGGGGCCCGCGGGGCTGAGGCTGCTGCTGCTGCGTGCGGCGGGCGCGGGGCCAGTGAGCCGGGCGTGGAGGGCGGGGAAGAGGGGGCGCGGGGCCGGGGGGGTGCGGAGGGCGGGGAGGAGGGGGCGCGGGGCCGGGGGGGTGCTGAGGGCGGGGAGGAGGGGGCGCGGGGCCGGGGGGGTGCGGAGGGCGGGGAGGAGGGGGCTCAGGGCCGGGGGGGGTGCGGAGGGCGGGGAGGAGGGGACGCGGGGCCGGGGGGGTGCGGAGGGCGGGGAGGAGGGGGCGTGGGGCCGTCAGCCCACCCTCTATCGCCGCAGGCCCCGGGCAGCGCCATCGGGAGAAGCGCCTTTGGGGCACCCCGACGCCCAGGTGAGGAGTGTGTCCAGGGCATGATTTAGGGACAGCCATCCTGCTTCCTGTCGTGCACGTTACAGGGGTGGCCTGGGGATCAAAATAAAGTCAGTAACTCCGGACTGAATGCAAACTCTATGTGGGAGAGGCTCTTCGCATTTTTTTGAAATGCATTTGGTCAAGCCTTGGTTTTGTGCGGATACGGTTGTCGTTGTGTGTCAaggagtggattctaactcacggtgatcctataaaacgaaacaaaaaaaaacattgccattgagtggattcccacttatagcgaccatataggacagagggaaatgtctcatagggtttccaaggagtggcttgtggattcgaagtgccgactttttgattagcagtggtaACTCAACCTGTGTAGGATCGTACCAAAGATCCCCAGTCTttccttccatggagcagctgggtgggtgcaaaccacaaacttttagttagcagataagtacttaaccgttgtgccacgaGGCTCCTTGCCAATactgtcaaaaccaaaaaccaaacctgttgccgtcaagtcgattctgactcatagcgaccctataggacagagcagagctgccccatagagttcccaaagagtgcctggtggattcaaactgctgaccttttggttagcagacggagctcttaaccgctgtgccactagggtttcccgcCAATACTGTAGCGAGTGCTTTATTATCACAACaggaaggctcagagaggttatgtacCTTGCCCAGCACCTTACCCAACAATTGAGCGACAGAGGCAGGCCTCAAACCCAGGGCTCTGAAGCACATCATTTATGTGCCGCCTCTCAGTGTCCAGCAGGGTCTTCTGCAGCGCGTAGAGGGCTGTGCATAAATGAAGGACCCTTGAGAGCCTCTCCCAGCCTGCTTTtctgccatgcccaagggtcaCCCTATGAGAGCAAAAACGCACCTTCGTGTGTACTGTTCCATCTTTAAATTTCTGATGAGCAATGAAAAGGAGCAGCTTTGAAGAGAGCTTTGTAAACCATCGTCTAACTTCAGGGCAGATACCGTGTTTCCCTTCAGAGCACAGTAGCCAGTGGTGCCCATAGCTGCTTGCTAAAGGTTTCTTGAGCATATGAATGAATACCCAGCTCCTCTTAGTACAGTAGGATATATCTTAGCGCATTCTTGATCAAAAAAGCATGCGGTGGTTACAGAAGTTATGCAGGGTCGGGGTTGGCGACAGCCCTGGGAGACGCCCTGGGTCTCAATTTAGTCAGCATTTCCGGAGCCtgtgccatgtgccaggcactgggcactGAGGTGGGACCTGGGCTGGTGGCCTGTTAGCTCCTGTGCCATGTTCTCTTAGGCAGTATCGGCAGAGGGAGAATTCTTGAGGAATTGGCTGCTCCAGTCCTGTTTGTTCTGGGCTCTGACCAGTGTCGATGTTGTGCAGCCAGCACCGCCCACCTCTCTTGCTCCCTCTAGGGGTGGCCTGGAGGCCAAGCAGGCGTGGTGGTTCTGCAGCAGAAGCACGAACCACCGAGGCGGAGGACGACTCCTTTCTCCAGTGGCTCTTGCTTCTCATCCCTGTGACTGCCTTTGGCCTGGGGACATGGCAGGTAAAGGCTGGTGTGTAACCGGCTGTCTCTGAGCCTTTGGTCTGCTGCTGTCTGCTCGAGGTTTGCATATGCTGTGTTTGTAGGTCCAGCGTCGGAAGTGGAAGCTGAAGCTGATCGCGGAGTTAGAGTCTCGAGTCATGGCTGAGCCCATCCCTCTGCCCGCAGAGTGAGTGTGTGGCCGTCTGCCCAGGCTGGTCAGCAGCGGAGCCCCAGCTTCTGCTTGCCTCCCAGCCCTTTTCAACGGGGCTTTGTCAGCCACATCCTGGCCCTCAGATAGGAGCCCACCAACCTCAGTCTCTCTGCTGGGTTTCCTCTTGGAATCTAACCACCCTGCGAAGCTGCCTGAGGCTGTCAGACAGATACAGGAACATCTTGtccttgagccctggtggctttcACCCTGTCTCACGTGCAGCGAACCTGAAGCCCCCTTTCCCATGCTGACAGCACCATAGAGCAGCAATGCTTAGCTGCAGGTGAGGGTTGACAAAAGGGGTCCTGGAGTGAGAGTGTTCTTTTGAAAAGGTGCCCCAAGTGATTCTGCTGCCCCTCCCATGTGGCATCAGAAGGCTGGGCTGAGGAACGCCTGTTAGAGGGCACGCCCTGCCACCCCAGCCCCCTCTGTGCCTTGCAGTGTCAACGTTCACTTGTCTGGCCCTTATGGGCTTCGTAGTTTGCAGCCATGGCCTTTGAGGGAGTTTTCCTGCTGGGCCTCGTGTGGGCTCAGCTCCCTCTCCCTCTGCACCTAACCCAGCGGCCCCCTCTCCATCTCTCCACCTTAGCCCTGTGGAGCTGAATAGTCTGGAGTACAGGCCAGTGAGGGTCAGGGGGTGCTTTGACCACTCCAAGGAGCTGTACATGATGCCCCGGACCATGGTGGACCCGGCCCGAGAGGCCCGGGATGCTGGCCGGATCTCATCCTCGGTCGAGAGTGGGGCCTACGTCATCACCCCCTTTCACTGCTCTGACTTGGGGTGAGTAGAACAGGCAGGGAGGGCAGGGAGCTGGCTGGCATGGCAGGTGCTGTTCCAGGGCACACGGGTTTTCCAGCAACAGAATAACCCACCATTGGCCTTCCCTCCTTAACCCCCAACCTTGGTAAGGCCTTGGGGGACCTAAGATACCCAGAAAGATTCATTTCCTTGAATTTGAAATCCGTAATTCTGACACTGGTTAAGTAACATTCTTAGCCACTTTATTACTAACAACTTGTAAATAAACTGTTACGGGACAGTGTGATGGGGGTGGCCAGCAAGAGGAACCCAGGGTAAATGAACCCCAACAACTCTGCCTGTAGGAACTGAGAGAGGTGGCTTCagggcatggggtgggggtggatcaCAGGAAGGTTGAAGAGATGGGGACGTGCATTCcaggcaaagaaaaaaaccaaaaccaaacctgttgctgtcgagtcaattccggttcAATACCAAATCTATATGACATGgacctatgctccatagggtttccaaggagcagctggtggtttcgaactcctgaccctttggttagcagccatagctcttaaccaccatgccaccggggtttcctataGGCAGAGGAAGTGTCTGCGTTATCACTGGGCTCTGGAAGCCTGGGGCTCTTATGAAAGCGCAGGCTGATCTCGTAGGGCTGGGGCAGCCTGGAAGTTTCTAGCAAGCAGATGTGTGCCAGTGCTGGAAAGCCACAGCAGGGAGTGGAGGCGGCTAGGTCACCAGCTTGGTAGGCCCTGGAGTTGAGATGTTTTCAGCGACACGATGGGTTCAGGTTTAATTTTTTAGAGTTTCAGCCGTCATGCTGACGTGGTGGCAGCTGTTGCAGCAGCTCTAGGCAGGTGGGCCCCTGAACAAACCCAGCACCACCGGCAGCAGCGTCGCAAGGAGTGGGGTACAGGGGAAAAGTGTGGCAGATTGGGGAGTTAGGCAGAACTCTTGGTGGCTGACCTCCAAGGGGCCGGTGAACAGGGAGGGATCTCGAACTACCAATAGGAAATAGGCACAGGCTAGTGATGTGCCCAGGGCTGTCTGCTCAGTTCTAAAGCATTCCTGGGAGCTGTGGCTGTTCCTAGAGGAAGCCTCTCTGCCCAGGCTTTGCCCACTAACACTCCCCTGGCTCCGGTTTGCCAGCTTGTGAGCCTGTGTACTGTCTTGTTACCTCTCTTCAGaaccactccctccccaccctgattGTGTCCACTGTTGTTCCAGAGCCACCATCCTGGTAAACAGAGGATTTGTCCCCAGGAGTAAAGTGAACCCAGACACCAGGCAGAAGGGCCAGGTAAGGGACACACCCCTTCCTGTCCAGTGTCCCTGGGCCCCTCCCTCCACCCTAAGCCCTTTCACACCTTGCTTTACAGACGGAGGAGGAAGTGGACCTGGTTGGGATAGTGAGACTGACAGAAACCAGGAAACTATTCGTCCCTGAGAACAACCCAGAGAAGAACCACTGGCATTACCGGGACCTGGAGGCCATGGCCAGAGTCACTGGCGCAGACCCCATCTTCATCGATGCAGACTTCAGTAAGTTGTGGCCTGTCCACCTGGGAAGATCAAGTAGTTTTTCTGAACACCCTGGGTCTGCCTCCCTCTGAACCCTGACAGCTTCCCAGTTTGTGTTTACTTTCGTGTTTAAAAATAGAGTATTTAAAGAAtactaagaaaaaagtcaagGCTGGGGAGGTGGTTAAGGCCTTAAGGAGCTGATGTGACTTGGAGTCAAGGTCTGAAGGTGCCTGGGCAAAAATCACAGCTGAGGAAAGCTGTGATAGCTGAGAGGCTGGTCCACTGTCCCCCCTACAGAGAGCACCGTCACCGGAGGACCGATTGGAGGTCAGACACGAGTGACACTGCGGAACGAGCACCTGCAGTATATCCTTACCTGGTGAGTCCCCAGCTCTCCCCCGCCCCACTGCTCCTTCTCCTTCACAAGGTGACAGCCTTTTTGTCCTTTTCCCCCAAGGTATGGCCTGTGTGCAGCCACATCGTACCTGTGGTTTACAAAATTCATGCGCAGGTCTCCTGTCCTGAGATAGCTGAGACCTCATCCCTGAGGGTCACGAGTGTACAGCATTTCCATGTTGGATCATGTGGTATAAATAAAACTCCTGAGTTCACACACTGTGCCTTTATTTCTTTCCACCTAAATAAGTTAGCAACTGGCTGACCATAAAATCCTGGCTTGGTTCATTCAGAGTTATGAGCAAACAGTTGACAGGTTTTCCACACTTGACACGTAAATTACACTTTAAAGTATATATCATAAATCCAAGTTTCACACAGCTCCTACCCTCACAGGAGAAAGGCCCCGGGCAGGTCTGAACACACATTTGCTGCGATGCCCCAAAACATGCATACCTTCAACCCACAATACCACGTGGATACCCGCTGAAgggtaagttttatttctttgtacagAAAAACCAGCTGTGTACACTCAGCCCAGCTTGGTGGCGAGTTCTTTGGCCTTCGCCTTTTCCAGCTTGGCAATGCGAGCCACAGACTTGGGACCCAGGACGTTGCCTCCCCAGTGACGGCGGATCTGAAAGAAAGGAAGGTAGTTAGCTTGCCTGTTGTTTCCAAAGACTTCCAAAGCACCCTAGTCAAGCTCTTCTGTCTGGTGGTTCTATGTTGAACACCAAATAGA
The sequence above is drawn from the Elephas maximus indicus isolate mEleMax1 chromosome 9, mEleMax1 primary haplotype, whole genome shotgun sequence genome and encodes:
- the LOC126082577 gene encoding surfeit locus protein 1, whose amino-acid sequence is MGPRPGSARGPLGAMVAWWLGPAGLRLLLLRAAGAGPAPGSAIGRSAFGAPRRPGVAWRPSRRGGSAAEARTTEAEDDSFLQWLLLLIPVTAFGLGTWQVQRRKWKLKLIAELESRVMAEPIPLPADPVELNSLEYRPVRVRGCFDHSKELYMMPRTMVDPAREARDAGRISSSVESGAYVITPFHCSDLGATILVNRGFVPRSKVNPDTRQKGQTEEEVDLVGIVRLTETRKLFVPENNPEKNHWHYRDLEAMARVTGADPIFIDADFKSTVTGGPIGGQTRVTLRNEHLQYILTWYGLCAATSYLWFTKFMRRSPVLR
- the SURF2 gene encoding surfeit locus protein 2, with the translated sequence MGEPPAEVRVFLRQHPGLRLEPGGTKVTCTLTGHELPCRLPELQVYTRGKKYQRLVRAFPAFDYAEFEPHIVPSTKNPRQLFCKLTLRHINKCPEHVLRHTRGRRFQRALQKYEECQLHGVEYVPACLLQRRRRREDQDGGRPPGGTGDFWEPASSDEGGAQSDDSMTDLYPSELFTREDLGGAESGGSTDSNEDDAMQPPREDDGSRGEGVATTQVLVRKRGKKQLGSLKKKVKSHHCRPKSFSSKKQLG